In one Deltaproteobacteria bacterium genomic region, the following are encoded:
- a CDS encoding trypsin-like serine protease — translation MSVAGIHTKLHGMYRFLAVFFIGFLGACAPLDEVSLDDSSQWCEESIVNGTREPQNTFLTQGQINAIGYLAGEAGTEFCSGTLISDRVVITASHCTEGEQAYRIFFGFGMLPLEPLALIPVAQIIEHPSVDFAVLILGINASELVADLTPIAMNRESLEGWEDRWVDASGYGNTYSNDTGQFFASVKITSFDSETVTVDGQGEQGICYGDSGGPILWQPSADVAPVVVGTEQWGDSTCVDVDHLTRVDLMADWVDETLAMGLPPVFEKCEDDTPRACEEDILVQCVDGYKRIEDCRATDRYCGWWGNSRGWACLPEECGEIDFYGSCDGNVLTWCARNGLRNRDCGAQGELCVFQGPDEGYDCAECVTCDGVCTDVSFSMEHCGACDSPCAPENGYGLCDLGLCKLQGCQTGFYDVDGDPANGCEFDFLQNAIDNGFEPGEEGCAAAGLPLWWLLAFVGVLRFRKRSLDCPS, via the coding sequence TTGTCAGTTGCTGGCATTCACACTAAGCTCCATGGAATGTATCGATTTTTAGCTGTATTTTTTATCGGTTTTCTGGGTGCTTGCGCACCCTTAGATGAGGTGTCTTTGGATGACTCATCGCAGTGGTGTGAAGAGTCCATCGTAAACGGAACCCGTGAGCCACAGAACACATTTCTAACGCAAGGGCAGATCAATGCGATTGGCTACTTAGCGGGTGAAGCCGGCACCGAGTTTTGTTCAGGAACTTTAATCTCAGATCGAGTGGTCATTACTGCCAGTCACTGCACAGAGGGTGAGCAGGCGTACCGTATATTTTTTGGCTTCGGCATGTTGCCTCTTGAACCATTGGCTCTTATCCCAGTTGCTCAAATTATTGAGCACCCCTCGGTGGATTTTGCGGTCTTGATTTTAGGTATCAACGCCTCAGAGCTTGTCGCCGATCTTACGCCGATTGCCATGAACCGAGAGAGCCTAGAAGGTTGGGAAGACCGATGGGTAGATGCATCGGGATACGGAAATACCTATTCAAACGATACTGGGCAGTTCTTCGCATCGGTAAAAATCACTTCTTTTGACTCCGAAACAGTCACTGTAGATGGTCAGGGTGAACAAGGCATTTGTTACGGCGACTCTGGCGGTCCAATTCTTTGGCAACCTTCAGCCGATGTGGCGCCGGTTGTTGTGGGAACGGAGCAGTGGGGCGATTCAACCTGTGTTGATGTCGATCATCTCACGCGTGTTGATTTAATGGCCGATTGGGTCGACGAAACTTTGGCAATGGGCCTGCCTCCGGTTTTCGAAAAATGTGAAGACGATACCCCGAGGGCTTGTGAAGAGGATATTCTGGTTCAATGCGTGGATGGCTACAAGCGGATTGAAGACTGCAGAGCAACCGATAGGTACTGCGGCTGGTGGGGTAACTCCCGGGGTTGGGCTTGTCTTCCTGAGGAATGTGGTGAGATCGATTTTTACGGAAGTTGTGATGGCAATGTTCTCACATGGTGCGCCCGCAATGGCTTGCGCAACAGGGACTGCGGGGCTCAGGGTGAGTTATGTGTCTTCCAAGGCCCGGACGAAGGTTACGACTGTGCGGAATGCGTAACGTGCGACGGTGTTTGCACCGATGTTTCTTTTTCGATGGAGCATTGCGGCGCATGTGACAGCCCATGTGCACCGGAAAACGGTTATGGTCTGTGTGACCTTGGGCTTTGCAAGCTTCAAGGCTGCCAAACTGGGTTTTACGACGTGGACGGAGATCCTGCGAATGGTTGCGAGTTTGATTTTTTACAAAACGCAATCGACAATGGTTTTGAGCCCGGGGAAGAGGGCTGTGCTGCAGCCGGATTGCCTCTTTGGTGGCTTTTGGCTTTCGTGGGTGTGCTCAGGTTTCGAAAACGCTCTCTTGATTGTCCCAGCTGA
- a CDS encoding protoporphyrinogen IX oxidase, translating into MTYGIVKALHIIAFTCWFAGLFYVVRLFIYNTEARARNDNPELIEQLSTMQRRLWNGITTPAMVFTMIFGLWLAHLYVQLFGNVPAWLIIKLSLVGSLLGYHYMLGIIHRRLMDGTSTWSSKSLRMVNEVATLFLVAIVFVAVLKSALTLSVAATILLVFSVLLVGGFMLYQKVRKA; encoded by the coding sequence ATGACCTACGGTATCGTCAAAGCTCTTCACATCATCGCTTTTACTTGCTGGTTTGCGGGCCTTTTTTATGTGGTTCGGCTCTTTATTTACAACACCGAGGCCCGAGCGCGAAACGACAACCCGGAACTTATTGAGCAGCTAAGCACCATGCAGAGGCGTCTATGGAATGGGATTACCACTCCGGCCATGGTCTTCACGATGATTTTTGGTCTCTGGCTTGCTCATCTCTACGTACAACTCTTCGGGAATGTCCCTGCGTGGTTGATTATCAAATTGAGTTTGGTGGGATCACTTTTAGGTTACCATTACATGCTGGGAATTATTCACCGCCGTTTAATGGATGGAACGAGTACGTGGAGTTCTAAGTCGCTTAGAATGGTAAATGAAGTGGCCACCTTGTTTTTAGTGGCCATCGTTTTTGTCGCGGTTTTGAAAAGTGCGCTCACCTTAAGTGTAGCTGCAACAATATTACTTGTTTTCAGCGTTCTCTTGGTTGGCGGATTTATGCTTTATCAAAAAGTGCGCAAGGCTTGA
- a CDS encoding FdhF/YdeP family oxidoreductase, translating into MSSKNPLFKSNAQPPVRKEKMLRTAASTSAGGVKAVVEALRHGMLEMGPIRTGQTLLKVNQTEGFDCPGCAWPDPKHRSQFEFCENGAKAVAEEATLKRAGPKFFKKHSVAELGQWTDYELGHAGRLTQPMVLEPGATHYTTIGWEEAFKVIAAELNQLAHPDEAAFYTSGRTSNEAAFLYQLFVRQFGTNNMPDCSNMCHESSGLAMVPIIGIGKGTVTLEDFEKAGAIFIFGQNPGTNHPRMLSTLREAKAAGAKIVSVNPLKEVGLQRFTHPQKVGDFLVGGRELTDLYLQVRINGDIALLKGMMKVLLENEAKHPGSVLDEAFIESKTEDFEAFAADIEATPWDEIVEVSGLLEKDIRQAAQLYQEADGVIICWAMGLTQHVNGVANIQSVLNLLLMGGNIGKPGAGACPVRGHSNVQGDRTMGIWEAPPKEFLDRLGEVFHFEPPREHGLAVVPVIEAMKRNEVKVFVGLGGNFISATPDTEYTADALRTCKLTVQISTKLNRSHLITGHRALILPCLGRTEIDQQPSGRQFVTVENSMGIVHRSQGHLNPASKHLLSEPAIVAGMAQAALKTKTGTDWNSLSHNYNIIRDLIEECIPGFENFNERVANPHGFSLPNGPREGNFTTPSGKAAFTVHPIPKHQLNPHQFLMMTIRSHDQYNTTIYGLDDRYRGILQVRRVILMNVDDMAEQKLQDEDMVNIHNTFGGRERVAQAFKVVPYDIPRGCVATYFPEANVLVPIDKFAKKSLTPASKSVVVSLEKAPKN; encoded by the coding sequence ATGTCGTCCAAGAACCCATTGTTTAAATCAAATGCTCAGCCCCCTGTTCGTAAAGAGAAGATGCTGCGCACTGCCGCATCAACGTCTGCCGGCGGCGTTAAAGCAGTTGTTGAGGCGCTGCGTCATGGCATGTTGGAAATGGGACCCATACGAACCGGCCAAACCTTACTCAAAGTCAATCAGACTGAAGGTTTCGATTGCCCTGGCTGCGCCTGGCCAGATCCTAAACACCGCAGTCAATTCGAGTTTTGTGAAAATGGGGCCAAAGCAGTGGCCGAAGAGGCGACCTTAAAACGCGCCGGTCCTAAGTTTTTCAAGAAACACAGCGTAGCTGAGCTGGGCCAGTGGACCGATTATGAACTGGGTCATGCCGGGCGTCTCACCCAGCCGATGGTGCTTGAGCCCGGCGCCACACATTATACAACGATTGGTTGGGAAGAAGCTTTCAAAGTTATCGCCGCCGAGCTGAACCAGCTCGCACACCCAGACGAAGCCGCGTTTTACACTTCGGGCAGAACCTCCAATGAGGCTGCGTTTCTCTACCAGCTCTTTGTTCGGCAATTTGGCACCAACAACATGCCGGACTGTTCCAACATGTGTCACGAGTCCAGTGGCCTTGCCATGGTCCCGATCATCGGTATCGGCAAGGGTACGGTCACCCTAGAAGACTTCGAAAAAGCGGGAGCGATTTTCATCTTTGGGCAAAACCCCGGTACCAATCATCCCCGGATGCTCTCCACGTTACGAGAGGCCAAAGCTGCCGGAGCAAAAATTGTCTCCGTCAATCCACTTAAAGAAGTTGGGCTTCAAAGATTCACTCACCCTCAAAAGGTGGGGGATTTTTTAGTCGGTGGGCGTGAACTCACAGATTTGTATCTTCAAGTTCGAATCAACGGAGACATCGCTCTTTTAAAAGGAATGATGAAAGTCCTTTTAGAAAACGAAGCGAAACACCCTGGCTCAGTACTGGATGAAGCCTTCATTGAGTCAAAAACTGAAGACTTTGAAGCATTCGCGGCTGATATCGAAGCAACTCCCTGGGACGAGATTGTGGAAGTTAGTGGCCTGCTCGAAAAAGATATTCGGCAAGCCGCTCAGCTCTACCAAGAGGCTGACGGTGTCATTATCTGCTGGGCCATGGGGCTTACTCAGCACGTCAATGGTGTGGCCAATATTCAGTCGGTTTTAAATCTTCTTCTCATGGGCGGAAATATCGGCAAGCCTGGAGCTGGGGCCTGCCCCGTGCGCGGCCACAGCAATGTTCAAGGCGACCGCACAATGGGTATTTGGGAGGCGCCTCCTAAGGAGTTTCTCGATCGACTCGGCGAGGTCTTTCACTTCGAGCCTCCTCGTGAACACGGACTTGCAGTGGTGCCAGTGATAGAAGCTATGAAGCGCAACGAGGTTAAAGTTTTTGTAGGTCTCGGCGGGAATTTTATCAGCGCCACCCCCGACACCGAGTACACAGCCGATGCATTGAGAACCTGTAAACTCACCGTTCAAATCTCAACCAAGCTCAACCGAAGTCACTTAATCACTGGGCACAGAGCGCTGATTCTTCCCTGCTTGGGCCGCACCGAAATTGACCAGCAGCCTAGCGGTCGTCAATTTGTCACGGTGGAGAACTCCATGGGCATTGTGCACAGGTCTCAGGGGCACCTAAACCCTGCCTCCAAGCATCTGCTGTCGGAGCCGGCCATTGTTGCCGGTATGGCCCAGGCAGCCCTTAAAACCAAAACGGGAACCGACTGGAACTCCCTGAGCCATAATTACAATATTATTCGCGACCTCATCGAGGAGTGCATTCCCGGGTTTGAAAACTTTAACGAACGGGTGGCCAACCCCCATGGCTTTTCGTTACCCAACGGGCCTCGGGAAGGAAACTTTACAACCCCTTCTGGAAAGGCTGCCTTCACGGTTCACCCAATCCCGAAGCATCAACTTAATCCGCATCAGTTCCTAATGATGACCATTCGCAGCCACGACCAATACAACACAACGATTTACGGTTTGGACGACCGGTACCGCGGTATCTTACAGGTACGGCGCGTTATCTTAATGAATGTCGACGATATGGCAGAGCAGAAGCTACAGGACGAGGATATGGTCAACATCCACAATACATTTGGCGGCCGTGAACGTGTGGCACAAGCCTTTAAGGTGGTGCCTTACGACATCCCGCGAGGATGCGTCGCAACCTATTTTCCAGAGGCGAATGTTTTGGTTCCGATTGATAAGTTTGCCAAGAAGAGTCTGACACCTGCGAGTAAATCAGTGGTTGTAAGCCTGGAGAAGGCGCCTAAAAATTAA
- a CDS encoding helix-turn-helix domain-containing protein produces the protein MSEELLSSQKAAAILKVAVSTVKRWTDEGLLPCVKTAGGHRRYALSDLERFSSLQGGIADEIPMMDKDKIHDLPLGVIELDDEGNIIFYSKGESKLSGYKAEEVMGRHFFTDVAPCTNNRIVYRPFQEGILKGVLNMEVSYTFTYVMRPTNVRLHLFRHQVTQTNWLLVWHELATEQESTPAAASIEE, from the coding sequence ATGAGTGAAGAGCTTCTTAGTAGCCAAAAGGCCGCTGCTATTCTTAAAGTCGCGGTATCCACAGTAAAGCGCTGGACCGACGAAGGACTCTTACCCTGCGTCAAGACTGCAGGCGGTCACCGGCGTTATGCCCTATCCGATCTTGAACGGTTTTCATCCTTGCAAGGAGGCATTGCCGACGAGATTCCCATGATGGATAAGGATAAAATCCACGATTTACCACTGGGTGTGATTGAGCTTGATGACGAGGGTAATATTATCTTCTACTCAAAGGGTGAGTCGAAACTTTCTGGATACAAAGCCGAAGAAGTCATGGGTCGGCATTTTTTTACCGACGTGGCGCCTTGCACCAACAACCGCATTGTTTACCGCCCGTTTCAAGAAGGTATTCTTAAAGGCGTGCTGAACATGGAAGTAAGCTACACCTTCACCTATGTGATGCGCCCTACGAATGTACGCTTGCACCTCTTTCGTCACCAAGTAACACAGACAAATTGGCTGCTGGTTTGGCACGAGTTGGCCACCGAGCAAGAGAGCACACCCGCGGCGGCAAGTATTGAAGAATAA